A window from Solanum stenotomum isolate F172 chromosome 5, ASM1918654v1, whole genome shotgun sequence encodes these proteins:
- the LOC125864435 gene encoding thylakoid membrane protein TERC, chloroplastic isoform X2, whose product MNLASIIHNNSTQLPPKFHKISPISSLSTSPKWVHFQLAHLRSCVNLCRLDNLNLRCRGSRPTSLSCMFVGCKCRGRRYSAVVSCLRKSEQGEELSNAEERTQGSGTYVSSVRTVALCVFSAVAFGVGVGLTDGVSKSSEFFAGYLLEQSLSVDNLFVFVLIFKYFKVPLMYQNRVLSYGIAGAIIFRLSIILLGTATLQRFEAVNLLLAGILLYSSFKLFTGEEEDADLSDNFIVKTCQKFIPITSEYDGDRFITLQDGVRKATPLLLTVAVIELSDIAFAVDSIPAVFGVTRDPFIVFTSNLFAILGLRSLYTLISESMGELEYLQPSIGVVLGFIGFKMILDFFGYHVSTEASLGVVATCLSTGVLLSLVKKSDQ is encoded by the exons ATGAATTTGGCTTCCATAATCCATAACAACTCTACTCAATTGCCTCCAAAGTTCCATAAGATTTCCCCAATCTCTTCGCTATCTACATCCCCAAAATGGGTTCACTTTCAATTAGCTCATCTTCGCTCATGTGTAAATTTGTGTAGATTGGATAATTTGAACCTGAGATGTCGTGGTTCTCGACCCACTTCATTAAGCTGCATGTTTG TTGGGTGTAAATGTAGAGGAAGAAGATATAGTGCGGTGGTTTCCTGCTTGAGAAAATCTGAACAAGGGGAAGAGTTGTCTAATGCTG AAGAGAGAACTCAAGGGTCTGGAACTTATGTGTCTTCTGTCAGGACAGTAGCCTTGTGT GTGTTTTCAGCAGTGGCATTTGGTGTTGGCGTGGGGCTCACGGATGGAGTTAGCAAGTCATCTGAATTTTTCGCTGG GTATCTGCTGGAGCAGAGTTTGTCAGTggataatttatttgtattcgttctgatattcaaatatttcaaagtaCCACTTATGTATCAG AACCGGGTGCTCTCGTATGGAATTGCTGGTGCCATAATCTTCAGGTTGTCTATCATACTGCTAGGAACAGCAACCCTGCAG AGATTTGAGGCAGTTAACTTACTGTTGGCGGGGATTCTTCTATACTCGTCATTCAAG TTGTTCactggagaagaagaagatgctGATCTATCTGACAATTTCATTGTGAAGACCTGCCAGAAATTCATTCCCATCACAT CTGAATATGATGGTGACAGGTTCATAACTTTGCAGGATGGTGTACGGAAA GCTACCCCTTTACTTCTGACAGTAGCGGTTATTGAACTCAGTGATATTGCATTCGCT GTTGATTCTATACCAGCAGTTTTTGGTGTCACAAGAGATCCTTTCATAGTTTTCACATCCAATCTCTTTGCAATTTTAG GATTGAGGTCATTGTACACACTCATTTCTGAAAGTATGGGGGAGTTGGAATATCTACAG CCTTCCATTGGTGTTGTCCTGGGATTCATTGGATTCAAAATGATCCTAGACTTTTTCG GATACCATGTTTCCACAGAGGCGTCTCTTGGTGTTGTAGCGACATGTCTAAGCACTGGAGTCTTGCTGAGTCTTGTAAAGAAATCTGATCAATGA
- the LOC125864436 gene encoding probable serine/threonine-protein kinase PBL7, whose translation MGWFPCSGPSKQTSKKKNSVDSGRHSTDKLKSKNSLRSKEVDKDAGSNQIAAKTFIFRDLAAATKNFRGDYLLGEGGFGRVYKGLIESNQVVAIKQLDRNGLQGNREFLVEVLMLSLLHHPNLVNLIGYCADGDQRLLVYEYMPLGSLEDHLHDPTPGKERLDWNTRMKIAAGAAKGLEYLHSASPPVIYRDLKCSNILLGEGYHAKLSDFGLAKLGPVGDNTHVSTRVMGTYGYCAPEYAMTGQLTLKSDVYSFGVVLLEIITGRKAIESSKTGGDFNLVIWARPLFKDRRKFSQMADPMLQGHYPVRGMYQALAVAAMCVQEQPNMRPVIADVVTALTYLASQKFDHETRGGIQTSQPGPATSPRMKRW comes from the exons atggGTTGGTTTCCTTGTTCTGGACCATCCAAACAGAcctcaaagaagaaaaattcagTCGATTCCGGCCGGCACTCTACTG ATAAGTTGAAATCAAAGAATTCATTACGCTCAAAGGAAGTTGATAAGGATGCAGGGTCCAACCAAATTGCAGCCAAGACTTTTATATTTCGTGATTTAGCAGCTGCAACAAAAAATTTCCGAGGTGATTATCTTCTTGGAGAAGGAGGCTTTGGTAGAGTTTACAAAGGGTTGATCGAGTCCAATCAG GTCGTCGCCATCAAGCAACTTGATCGTAATGGATTGCAAGGCAACAGGGAATTTCTTGTTGAAGTGCTGATGTTAAGTCTGTTACACCATCCTAACCTTGTAAATCTAATTGGCTATTGTGCTGATGGAGATCAGAGACTTCTGGTCTACGAATACATGCCATTAGGGTCATTGGAGGACCATCTTCATG ATCCTACTCCAGGTAAGGAACGGCTAGATTGGAACACAAGAATGAAAATTGCTGCCGGAGCAGCAAAAGGGTTGGAATATCTACACAGTGCAAGTCCCCCTGTAATATACCGTGATTTAAAATGCTCCAACATTTTACTTGGTGAGGGTTATCACGCGAAGCTCTCTGACTTCGGCTTGGCCAAATTGGGGCCTGTAGGAGATAACACCCATGTTTCTACAAGAGTTATGGGTACTTATGGGTACTGTGCACCAGAGTATGCCATGACGGGACAATTGACTTTGAAGTCGGATGTTTACAGCTTTGGGGTAGTCCTCCTGGAGATCATTACAGGCAGGAAAGCAATTGAAAGTTCAAAAACTGGAGGAGATTTCAATCTGGTTATATGG GCAAGACCATTGTTCAAAGATCGGAGGAAGTTCTCACAGATGGCTGATCCAATGCTACAAGGCCATTATCCAGTAAGGGGCATGTACCAAGCTCTAGCAGTTGCAGCAATGTGTGTTCAGGAGCAACCTAACATGCGTCCAGTCATAGCAGATGTTGTCACGGCTTTAACTTACCTTGCTTCACAAAAGTTTGACCATGAAACCCGAGGGGGCATCCAAACTTCACAGCCAGGACCTGCTACTTCACCTAGAATGAAACGATGGTGA
- the LOC125866153 gene encoding protein ALUMINUM SENSITIVE 3, translated as MEWDWLRDFLKGMIKPFAALAVVFMAVGLSYVQKLGLEGEMIYSVFRAFLQLSIIGFVLQFIFTQKNIAWIILAYLFMVTIAGHTAGQRAKHVPRGKYIAGVSILAGTSVTMFLLVILNVFPFTPRYIIPVAGMMVGNAMTVTGVTMKKLRDDIKIQMALVETALALGATPRQATLQQVKRSLVIALSPVLDNAKTVGLISLPGAMTGLIMGGASPLEAIQLQIVVMNMLIGASTVSSILSTYLSWPSFFTKAYQLETKVFSSE; from the exons ATGGAGTGGGATTGGTTAAGAGATTTCTTAAAAGGGATGATTAAGCCTTTTGCTGCACTTGCTGTTGTGTTTATGGCAGTTGGATTATCTTATGTACAAAAATTGGGACTTGAAGGAGAAATGATTTATTCAGTATTTAGAGCATTTCTTCAACTATCCATTATTGGTTTTGTTCTTCAATTCATTTTCACTCAGAAGAATATTGCTTGGATCATTCTTGCTTATCTATTCATG GTTACAATTGCTGGTCATACGGCTGGACAACGTGCTAAACATGTACCAAGAGGAAAATATATAGCTGGAGTTTCAATTCTTGCTGGAACTTCTGTTACTATGTTCTTGTTGGTTATTTTGAATGTTTTCCCTTTCACCCCTCGTTACATTATTCCTGTCGCGGGGATGATGGTTGGCAATGCAATGACAGTCACTGGGGTTACCATGAAGAAACTCCGCGATGACATCAAGATACAAATGGCCCTG GTAGAGACAGCATTGGCTCTAGGGGCAACTCCTAGGCAAGCAACACTACAACAAGTGAAAAGATCACTTGTTATTGCTCTGTCTCCTGTGTTAGACAATGCAAAAACAGTTGGTCTTATATCACTTCCAGGTGCAATGACAGGGCTAATTATGGGAGGAGCCTCTCCTCTCGAGGCGATTCAACTGCAGATTGTTGTAATGAACATGCTTATCGGGGCATCAACTGTCAGCAGCATCCTCTCAACGTACCTCTCGTGGCCCTCATTCTTCACCAAAGCTTATCAGTTAGAAACCAAAGTTTTCTCCTCAGAGTGA
- the LOC125864435 gene encoding thylakoid membrane protein TERC, chloroplastic isoform X1 produces MNLASIIHNNSTQLPPKFHKISPISSLSTSPKWVHFQLAHLRSCVNLCRLDNLNLRCRGSRPTSLSCMFGACIFGCKCRGRRYSAVVSCLRKSEQGEELSNAEERTQGSGTYVSSVRTVALCVFSAVAFGVGVGLTDGVSKSSEFFAGYLLEQSLSVDNLFVFVLIFKYFKVPLMYQNRVLSYGIAGAIIFRLSIILLGTATLQRFEAVNLLLAGILLYSSFKLFTGEEEDADLSDNFIVKTCQKFIPITSEYDGDRFITLQDGVRKATPLLLTVAVIELSDIAFAVDSIPAVFGVTRDPFIVFTSNLFAILGLRSLYTLISESMGELEYLQPSIGVVLGFIGFKMILDFFGYHVSTEASLGVVATCLSTGVLLSLVKKSDQ; encoded by the exons ATGAATTTGGCTTCCATAATCCATAACAACTCTACTCAATTGCCTCCAAAGTTCCATAAGATTTCCCCAATCTCTTCGCTATCTACATCCCCAAAATGGGTTCACTTTCAATTAGCTCATCTTCGCTCATGTGTAAATTTGTGTAGATTGGATAATTTGAACCTGAGATGTCGTGGTTCTCGACCCACTTCATTAAGCTGCATGTTTGGTgcttgtattt TTGGGTGTAAATGTAGAGGAAGAAGATATAGTGCGGTGGTTTCCTGCTTGAGAAAATCTGAACAAGGGGAAGAGTTGTCTAATGCTG AAGAGAGAACTCAAGGGTCTGGAACTTATGTGTCTTCTGTCAGGACAGTAGCCTTGTGT GTGTTTTCAGCAGTGGCATTTGGTGTTGGCGTGGGGCTCACGGATGGAGTTAGCAAGTCATCTGAATTTTTCGCTGG GTATCTGCTGGAGCAGAGTTTGTCAGTggataatttatttgtattcgttctgatattcaaatatttcaaagtaCCACTTATGTATCAG AACCGGGTGCTCTCGTATGGAATTGCTGGTGCCATAATCTTCAGGTTGTCTATCATACTGCTAGGAACAGCAACCCTGCAG AGATTTGAGGCAGTTAACTTACTGTTGGCGGGGATTCTTCTATACTCGTCATTCAAG TTGTTCactggagaagaagaagatgctGATCTATCTGACAATTTCATTGTGAAGACCTGCCAGAAATTCATTCCCATCACAT CTGAATATGATGGTGACAGGTTCATAACTTTGCAGGATGGTGTACGGAAA GCTACCCCTTTACTTCTGACAGTAGCGGTTATTGAACTCAGTGATATTGCATTCGCT GTTGATTCTATACCAGCAGTTTTTGGTGTCACAAGAGATCCTTTCATAGTTTTCACATCCAATCTCTTTGCAATTTTAG GATTGAGGTCATTGTACACACTCATTTCTGAAAGTATGGGGGAGTTGGAATATCTACAG CCTTCCATTGGTGTTGTCCTGGGATTCATTGGATTCAAAATGATCCTAGACTTTTTCG GATACCATGTTTCCACAGAGGCGTCTCTTGGTGTTGTAGCGACATGTCTAAGCACTGGAGTCTTGCTGAGTCTTGTAAAGAAATCTGATCAATGA
- the LOC125865447 gene encoding protein MODIFIER OF SNC1 11-like, producing the protein MAATTTAQQNPENHMKTLDEPSDPKPAAESASPPDSSPDSPKSPPSDGAKEEIKAAGGDDSCQGSDIQKKMKRAERFGMPVQLSEEEKRSSRAERFGTGSPVQGSDALKKSEEHKRQARAERFGIVKSDTTDEEAKKKKARLTRFAPPGKADPVEEDKRKARALRFSQPQPGSQPQANGKGNIEQEAVAVDKAGEPE; encoded by the exons ATGGCCGCCACAACGACAGCGCAGCAGAATCCAGAAAACCATATGAAAACCCTAGATGAGCCGTCAGATCCCAAGCCAGCGGCTGAAAGCGCATCTCCTCCCGATTCCTCACCCGACTCGCCGAAATCACCGCCATCCGATGGTGCCAAGGAGGAAATCAAGGCGGCGGGAGGAGATGACAGCTGTCAGGGTAGTGATATTCAGAAGAAGATGAAACGAGCTGAGCGGTTTGGAATGCCTGTTCAGTTATCCGAAGAAGAGAAGCGAAGTTCCCGAGCTGAGAG GTTTGGCACTGGGTCCCCAGTTCAAGGGTCAGATGCTTTAAAGAAATCCGAGGAGCATAAGAGGCAGGCTAGGGCCGAGAG GTTTGGGATTGTGAAATCTGACACAACTGATGAGGAGGCTAAGAAGAAGAAGGCTAGGTTGACAAGGTTTGCGCCACCGGGGAAGGCTGATCCAGTGGAGGAAGATAAAAGGAAAGCTAGGGCTCTCAG gtTTTCACAACCCCAGCCTGGTTCACAACCACAAGCAAATGGCAAAGGAAATATTGAGCag GAAGCTGTTGCTGTGGACAAGGCTGGAGAACCTGAATGA
- the LOC125865509 gene encoding pathogenesis-related protein PRB1-2-like, protein MSMLTPKSQILSTAVILLLFSIFISSTEAAVPQFDWVQQEFLKSHNDLRSSVGVPHLHWDANLAAFSQSWANQRKQQCDYRHHSTSPYGENIFWELYRQNTATSIVQKWFGEKQFFNHATNQCNCQPERAGCECGHYLNVIWRTTTKVGCSGFVYCDDQKGAIVVCSYDPIGNVKGVNPLNPVNNMPGVAPPVLPPRQVNNGGRGRKRNVAVTPVALPANARLTSPVLPPKPVNTGNVRRGRGRKHNVAVKSPAPLKRPSSPQKSQRGRGRRNNRV, encoded by the coding sequence ATGTCAATGCTAACACCAAAATCCCAAATCTTATCAACAGCAGTAATTTTGCTGctattttccattttcatttcatCTACAGAAGCAGCTGTCCCCCAATTCGACTGGGTCCAACAGGAATTCCTCAAATCACATAATGATTTGAGATCAAGCGTTGGCGTCCCACATTTACATTGGGACGCCAACTTAGCTGCGTTCTCCCAGTCATGGGCGAACCAGCGCAAGCAGCAGTGTGATTACAGGCACCATTCCACAAGCCCTTACGGAGAGAACATATTCTGGGAACTCTACAGGCAGAACACAGCAACTAGCATTGTCCAGAAATGGTTTGGGGAAAAGCAATTCTTCAACCATGCGACGAATCAATGCAATTGCCAGCCTGAACGAGCTGGATGTGAATGCGGGCATTACTTAAACGTTATATGGCGTACTACCACGAAAGTGGGATGTAGTGGGTTTGTATATTGTGATGATCAAAAAGGCGCTATTGTTGTGTGCTCGTATGATCCTATTGGGAACGTAAAAGGCGTTAATCCTCTGAATCCTGTTAACAATATGCCTGGTGTTGCACCACCAGTTTTACCTCCAAGACAGGTGAACAACGGTGGTAGAGGTAGAAAACGTAATGTGGCTGTAACGCCTGTGGCATTACCTGCCAATGCACGTCTCACATCGCCAGTTTTACCACCTAAACCGGTGAATACTGGAAATGTGAGACGTGGTAGAGGAAGAAAACACAATGTGGCTGTAAAATCACCAGCTCCATTGAAACGCCCTTCGAGTCCCCAAAAATCTCAACGTGGGAGAGGTAGAAGAAACAATCGGGTTTAA